Part of the Paenibacillus sp. FSL R7-0273 genome is shown below.
CCTGGTCCGGACCGAAGAATCCATCACTCAGGCCCGTGACAATCCCCGCTCTCGCGGCTGTCTCAATGCTCTTGAAATTCCAGGTTGTTGATACAGCTTCCGGCACGATATCAAAGAAGGTCTGCTTGTTCGCATCATAGTCCAGCGGAATATTAAGACCGGTAACCAGCAGGGTTGCGAATTCGCCGCGGGTCGTTGTATCATCGGCGCCAAACGCGTCAGACCGCAGGTTGGTCATAATTCCTTTGGAATATAGGCCGTTCAGAATATTTCTCGCCCACGGATGGTTCGTAATGTCGGTAAACCCGCGGCGAAGCTTCATAACTGTATAATAGCCGAACTCATCAAATGGAACAGTAACGGTATGATTCTTGGTATCTACTTCACCGCCGATGTTCTCCCACTTGCCTGAATCCGTATACCGGAAAACAGTAACGGTCGAGCCAACCTCATCCACCACGTTTGGACTGAAGCTAAGCTTCAATTCACCGCGCTGGGATGGGACGATTTTGCGTGTCTGGCTGATCTGGGTGAAATTGCCCTCGATAGAGTATGGGGCCACTCCGTTTGTTGCAGGCACATAACTGCTGCTGCCCTTTGTGCCTACCTCTCCAAGACCGCCGCTCAGCCAGTAAATATCCGATACTCTGGAGAAGTTACTGTTCGTCGCCGTTGATGTGAACCGTAGTACCAGCTCCTGCAGAATGACAAGCTGCTTCTGTACTCCTACATATCTTTCATCGACCGGGCTGACGTTAATGATATTGCCATAGTCGTTTTTGCGCTCTACAACGCCATCAGTTGGGTCCGCAATCCCGAACAACAGCTTGGTATCAGGGTAATACTTTGCCGCACCGGTACTGGTATAACCCTTCATCAGCGTTCCTTTAGGGAAATTCAGCTCCAGCTGCTTGTTAAACACGCTGTATTTGGTCGCAACCTTCTCCGCCATATACTCCGTATCAATCTGCACTGCACTGGCGTAATATACAGTGACAGTATCGTTAAGAGTCGAGTCCTCACGTACGATCTGAATCTTTATTGAAGTGGCTTTGTCCGGCTTCAGACCGACATAATCGTAGGTGAAGCGGTTAGCCAGGTCAGAACGCGGTACCGCCTCGTACTTGTCGATCATAACCTTAGTTGCGCCTTCGGCTTCAATATCAAAACGTACAAAGTTCTTGTTAACTACAATCTGGTCTCCGACTGTGGCTACAGGCGCCAAAATGCGGTAAGGCAATACTTCGCGTACAATTTCAATTCTTTGTGTTGTTCTGGCTCCGGTCTTATTGATCAACTCCAGCGTGTAGACATGGCTTCCCGGTGCATCGAACTTCAAATCACGGATCCGCAGCAGGAAGTCCTTGGTTGTTCCTACATAGTCATAAATTAATGAGCCATAGGTACCCGGTGAGGTATAGTTGTCTACGTTATTTTCTTTGAGCATATCGGTTATACCAACAGAGGTAAAGACCAGATCAGAGCCCATATAGAGGTTAAGGATCGTCGCTCCTCCGCCTTGCAGCACCAGATCATAATTATCTCTGGTCGTTACATACTTGCCGTCAGTATAAGTAATCTCCGCCGGCAGGGTCAGAATCGCATTGCGTTTGGCATCATTAGAACGGGAATCCGTCTCAAAGACCGGGCGGTTTGCGGTCAGCACCGGATGAAACTGCGACAGATTGGACACATTGGTATCAATGATGTAAATGCGCAGCTCTTTGGTAATGACACGCTGGTTACCGGAGGAGTCCATGGAAATACCGGTGAACAGCAAGGTGTTCTCACCATATACCAGCGGTCCTGCCTGATCAATTTTCAGAGTGACTCTGAATTTAGGAGCAGACATGCTTACATTAAACTGCGGGGTGCCAGATGTATCCCACGAAGCGCTGTCTTTACCGTTAATCTGGAATTGGGCGTTCGAGATATTCTCAAAACCGATATACTCACCTTCAACAGTAATGCTTGTAGTCGAATTCGAGTTATATTCGATTGTCTGACCATCCTGCAGGTTGCTGACATAGATATAGTTCTTGGATACATATGAAATATCTACGTTGTACACCGAATTAGAGCTGCCGTATTTAAATTGTACCTTCTGTTGTCCATTAGAGAAGCCTGTAATTCTATAGACCTGCTCAGTACCGTCACCAGCAAGCCCTGTTGCGTTAACCTTTGTAAGAACAAGGCCCTTAGTGCTCAGAGGCAGATACATCGCAGTCAACTCGC
Proteins encoded:
- a CDS encoding S-layer homology domain-containing protein, whose protein sequence is MQRFKRPFVWVLLAALIVSMLPGKYMPQAAAADAVTTYFTPDDQTLRSTVVLDPSARAEAANAITRDRVFLTSNQTLNITGVYSQVTSTTMKVVVEQLSQDSTGKWVTDSTRLTTGTVTTDTNSPGNRFVTSGVTLYSGFNKITFSGLQGNLTRSESFYVLYDRVPFITSLQVLGGPAALNLNEGTQVVVPVSSITLQGKVANATKVTVSLNGGTALQTSLLEDGTFFTPALTLKPGLSSLQIIVQNASDKITIDRNVYFFDTDQPYASLNLVHANSPYSLIDNTPTLSVENKFTAGLSGEILLPYNASPFGGATGAGEFVINAGTTSEVKIRTITTTQEMTIPGPDGITPAYKLVKFTTSEDVPIATGGNDFTLTVRFGNFTASLVKSYYYVPGETVINNIYYLPDYDTGKSIANVSKLPLNGQQMEKDNFYIMLKTNVVPKGELTAMYLPLSTKGLVLTKVNATGLAGDGTEQVYRITGFSNGQQKVQFKYGSSNSVYNVDISYVSKNYIYVSNLQDGQTIEYNSNSTTSITVEGEYIGFENISNAQFQINGKDSASWDTSGTPQFNVSMSAPKFRVTLKIDQAGPLVYGENTLLFTGISMDSSGNQRVITKELRIYIIDTNVSNLSQFHPVLTANRPVFETDSRSNDAKRNAILTLPAEITYTDGKYVTTRDNYDLVLQGGGATILNLYMGSDLVFTSVGITDMLKENNVDNYTSPGTYGSLIYDYVGTTKDFLLRIRDLKFDAPGSHVYTLELINKTGARTTQRIEIVREVLPYRILAPVATVGDQIVVNKNFVRFDIEAEGATKVMIDKYEAVPRSDLANRFTYDYVGLKPDKATSIKIQIVREDSTLNDTVTVYYASAVQIDTEYMAEKVATKYSVFNKQLELNFPKGTLMKGYTSTGAAKYYPDTKLLFGIADPTDGVVERKNDYGNIINVSPVDERYVGVQKQLVILQELVLRFTSTATNSNFSRVSDIYWLSGGLGEVGTKGSSSYVPATNGVAPYSIEGNFTQISQTRKIVPSQRGELKLSFSPNVVDEVGSTVTVFRYTDSGKWENIGGEVDTKNHTVTVPFDEFGYYTVMKLRRGFTDITNHPWARNILNGLYSKGIMTNLRSDAFGADDTTTRGEFATLLVTGLNIPLDYDANKQTFFDIVPEAVSTTWNFKSIETAARAGIVTGLSDGFFGPDQALTREQAAVMIARALKLKMSANDAKLLASLNKSFVDSGSMDYYSRPAVEAVSKAKIMEGSAITVTGQTKPIYNFNPKGKLTRAEAGKIAVALLQKSTSIFPKTFN